Genomic segment of Streptomyces sp. NBC_01210:
CCGCTATGTCCTCGACCCCCGCCGCAAACACGGGCCTTCGCTCCTCGACCCGGACCCCGACGGCCGCGCCGCCCGCACCGACCTGCTGATCACCGCCGTGCGGGTCGCCACCGACCTCGGCGCCCACGCCGTGCACTGCTTCAGCGGCATCACCCCTGCGGACACCCTCACCGACACCGCGTGGAAGCGGCTCGAAGGGGCACTCACCCCCGTCCTCGACACCGCCACCGACGCCGGCATCCCCCTCGCCGTCGAGCCCGAGCCCGGTCACCTCCTCGCCACGCTCACCGACTTCCACCACCTCCGCGGCCTGCTCGGCGCCCCGGAGCCCCTCGGGCTCACCCTCGACATCGGCCATTGTCAGTGCCTGGAACCCGACGCGCCCGCCGACTGCGTCCGCAATGCCGCGCCCTGGCTGCGGCATGTCCAGATCGAGGACATGCGCCGCGGCGTCCATGAACACCTTCCCTTCGGAGACGGGGAGATCGACTTCCCGCCTGTCCTGGAAGCCCTCGCCGCCACCGGCTACCAAGGCATCACCGTCGTCGAACTGCCCCGCCATTCCCATGCGGGCCCCGAACTCGCCCGCGAATCGATTGAGTTCCTCCGCTCACAGGTTCCGCCGAAGGGAGTACCGGCATGGTGACGCCGTCCCGCAAGGAACTCGAGGCACAGCTCGACGCACAGCTCGACGGAGCCGCCCGCGCCTGGCTCGCCGACGCACTCGCCGAGGCTGCCCGCGCCGCCCGGACGCCACCGGTCGCCCCCTCCCCGTACGCCGCACACACCTGGGAGCTCCGGTTCGCCGCCGCCGGCCGGCACTGCGGCCAGAACCGGGCCGACTCCGTACGCACCCTGCTCCTCATCGAGGCCCGCGCGGACCTGGACACCCTCACCCGCCTCTACCGGCAGGGCACCGCCGCCGAGCGCCGCGCTGTGCTCCTCGCCCTGCACCATCTGGTGGTGGGCCCCGAAGTCCTGCCGCTCGTCGAGGACGCCCTGCGCACCAACGACACCCGGCTCGTGGCCGCGGCCGTCGGCCCGTACGCCGCCGCTCACCTCGATCCGCACTCCTGGCGGCACGCCGTCCTCAAGTGCCTGTTCACCGGCGTGCCCGTCGCCGCCGTCGCCGGCCTGCACAGACGCGCCGCAGGCGACGGCGAGCTGGCCAGGATGCTCGCCGACTACGCCGCCGAGCGCACCGCCGCCGGCCGCGACGTGCCCCCCGACCTCAATCGCGTGCTGACCCTGACCGGCGAGCAGTCCGAGGAGTCCTGATGCGCATCTTCGACCCCCACATCCATATGACCTCCCGCACCACCGACGACTACCAGGCGATGTACGCCGCCGGTGTCCGCGCCCTCGTCGAACCGTCCTTCTGGCTCGGCCAGCCCCGCACCTCGCCCGCCAGCTTCTTCGACTACTTCGACGCCCTGCTCGGCTGGGAGCCCTTCCGCGCCGCCCAGTACGGCATAGCCCACCACTGCACGCTCGCCCTCAACCCCAAAGAGGCCAACGACCCCCGCTGCACACCTGTACTCGACGCGCTGCCCCGCTATCTCGTCAAGGACTCCGTCGTCGCCGTCGGTGAGATCGGCTACGACTCCATGACGCCGGCCGAGGACACCGCGCTGGCCGCCCAGCTCCAGCTCGCCGCCGATCACGGACTGCCCGCCCTCGTCCACACTCCGCACCGGGACAAGCTCGCCGGACTGCACCGCACCGTCGACGTCATCCGCGAATCGAACCTGCCCGCGGAACGCGTACTGCTCGACCACCTCAATGAGACGACCGTAAAGCACGCCACTGACAGCGGCTGCTGGCTCGGCTTCTCCATCTACCCCGACACCAAGATGGACGAGGACCGGATGGTCGCGGTCCTCAAGGCGTGCGGAACCGAGAAGGTCCTGGTCAACTCGGCCGCGGACTGGGGCAGGAGTGATCCGCTCAAGACCCGCAAGGTCGGCGACGCGATGCTCGCCGCCGGTTTCACCGAGGACGACGTCGACCAGGTTCTGTGGCGCAACCCCGTCGCCTTCTACGGCCTCAGCGGCCGCCTCCAGCTCGACATTCCGGATCCGGAGTCCCTCCACGAGGGCAACTCCATACTCCGCGGCGGGGAATGAGGAGACAGACGTATGCGCTTCCGCCATCCCGACGGCGCCACCGTCCACCTCTCCTACTGCACCAACGTCCACCCCGCCGAGACCCTCGACGGCGTACTCGTCCAGCTCCGCGACCACTGCGAGCCGGTACGCAAACGACTCGGCCGCGACCGCCTCGGCATCGGCCTCTGGCTCGCCAAGGACGCCGCCCGCGCACTGATCAGCGACCCGGCCGCGCTGCGCGGCCTGCGCACCGAACTCGAATGCCGCGGCCTCGAGGTCGTCACCCTCAACGGCTTCCCGTACGAGGGATTCGGCGCCGAAGAGGTCAAGTACCGCGTCTACAAGCCGGACTGGACCGACCCCGAACGCCTCGCCCACACCACCGACCTGGCCCGTCTCCTCGCCGCCCTGCTCCCCGACGACATCACCGAGGGCACCATCTCCACCCTCCCACTCGCCTGGCGCACCCCTTTCGACGATATGGCAGCCGGGGCCGCGCACACCGCCCTGACCACTCTCGCCGAACGCCTCGACGCCCTCGAGGAACTCACCGGCAAGTCGATTCGCATCGGTCTGGAGCCCGAGCCCGGCTGCATCGTCGAGACCACCGCGGACGCGATACGTCCCCTCAGAGCGATCGCATCGCACCGCATCGGCATCTGCATCGACACCTGCCATCTCGCCACCTCCTTCGAAGATCCGCAGGCTGCCCTGGCGGCGCTCACCGCGGCAGGTATCACCATCCCCAAGGCGCAGCTGTCCGCCGCGCTCCACGCCGAAGAACCACACCTCCCCGAAGTACGGGCGGCGTTGGGCGCCTTCGCCGAACCCCGCTTTCTGCATCAGACCCGCACCCTTCCCGGAGCTCTCCGAGCAGGGGAGACCTCATCCGCGGGCGGTCTGCGCGGCACCGACGATCTCGACGAAGCCCTCGCCGGCACGGCGCTGCCCGACGACGCCCCCTGGCGTGCCCACTTCCACGTCCCCCTGCACGCCCCGCCCGCCCCGCCCCTCACCTCCACCCTCTCCGTACTCCAGGACACGCTGAACCGGCTCGTCGGCGGCCCTGACCCGCTCACCCGACACCTCGAGGTCGAGACCTACACCTGGCAGGCCCTCCCGCCCGAGCTGCGCCCACGCAACCGCACCCAGCTCGCCGACGGCATCGCCGCCGAACTCACCCTCGCCCGCGACCTGCTGGTCGACCTCGGCCTCAAGGAGCTGCCATGACCGACGCCGCCCACCCCACTCCCACCCCTCTCCTGGTCCTGGACGTCGTAGGCCTCACCCCCCAGCTCCTCGACCACATGCCGCACCTCAAGTCCCTTGCCCAGTCCGGCTCCCAGGCCCCCCTCACCACCGTCCTCCCCGCCGTGACCTGCGCCGCCCAGTCCACCTTCCTCACCGGCGCCCTCCCCGCCGAGCACGGCATCGTCGCCAACGGCTGGTACTTCCGCGACCTCGGCGACGTACTGCTCTGGCGACAGCACAACGGCCTCGTCTTCGGCGACAAGATCTGGGACGCCGCCCGCCGCGCACACCCCGGCTACACCGTCGCCAACATCTGCTGGTGGTACGCCATGGGCGCGGACACCGACTTCACCGTCACCCCCCGCCCCGTCTACTACGCCGACGGTCGCAAGGAACCCGACTGCTACACCCGGCCCCCCGAGCTGCACGACGAACTCACCGAGAAGTTCGGCACCTTCCCCCTGTTCCACTTCTGGGGCCCGGGCGCCGACATCGTCTCCAGCCAGTGGATCGTCGACGCGACGCGACACATCATGCGCACCCGACACCCCGACCTGACCCTGTGCTACCTTCCGCATCTCGACTACGACCTGCAGCGCTACGGCCCCGACGACCCCCGCTCGTACCAGGCAGCCGCCGACCTCGACGCCGTCATCGCCCCGCTGCTGGGCGACGCCAGACAGGAAGGCCGCACGGTCGTCGCCCTGTCCGAGTACGGCATCACGCGCGTCAGCCGCCCCGTCGACATCAACCGCGCCCTGCGCCGCGCCGGCCTTCTCGAAGTCCACACCCAGGACGGCATGGAGTACCTCGACCCGATGGCCTCCCGCGCCTTCGCCGTCGCCGACCACCAGCTCGCCCACGTCTACATCCGCCGCCCCGAAGACATCGACGCCACCCGCGCGGCACTCACCGACCTGCCCGGCATCGAGCAACTCCTTGACGACGAGGGCAAGAAGAGCCACGGCCTCGACCACCCGCGTTCCGGCGAACTCGTCGCCATCGCGGAGGCCGACGCCTGGTTCACCTACTACTACTGGCTCGACGACGACCGGGCCCCCGACTTCGCCCAGCTCGTCGAGATCCACCGCAAACCCGGCTACGACCCGGTCGAACTCCTCATGGACCCTCTCGACCCGTACGTACGCCTCAAGGCGGCCAAGGCGATCGCCCGCAAGAAACTCGGCATGCGCTACCGCCTCGCGGTCGTGCCCCTCGACCCCTCACCTATTCGCGGCAGCCACGGCCGCCTGCCCACGAGCGACGAAAGTGACACCGGGCCGCTCATCCTCTGCTCCACCCCCCGCGCTGTCAGCGGCCGCGTCGCGGCCACCGATGTGAAGTCCCTGCTGCTTCAACTCGCTGGACTCCACTCAAGCAGAGACCACTGACAATCCGATCCCGGGAGATCCCATGAGCCGCACAAGCAAGGCCAACGACCCCGAACTCGCCCACAGGCTCAGCAGACGCGGCATGCTCGGCGTCGCCGCCGGCGCGACCGCCGCCGCCATCGTCGGCGCCGCTGCGGGCCCGGCCTCGGCAGCCGTGACGAGTGCCGCCGCCCCCGGCAGGGGCCGCCCCGTCCTGCCCCCCGGCCGCCTCGGCACCCAGCTCTACTCCCTGCGCGACAAGGTTTCCGGCCTCGGCTTCGCGAAGGTCTTCGCCGAGCTGGAGCGCTACGGCTACGACGAGATCGAGTACGCCGGCTATACCCAGGGCACCGGCCCCATCACCCTCGCCCAGCTGAAGCAGCTCGCCCACGACCACGGGCTGCGCGGCATCGGCAGTCACGTCGGCTACTACTCCAGCGACCCGAACGCCTACACCTTCGCCCAGAACCTCGACAAGGTCCTCGACGACGCCCAGGCGCTCGGCCTGCCGCACATCGGCACCGCATCGGGCCCCTTCCGCTACGGCTCCACCGTCGATGCCTGGAAGCGGGCCGCCGAGGAGTTCAACACGTATGGAGCCGCCGCCAGGAAGCGCGGTCTGAAGTTCTACCAGCACAACCACGCCGAGGAGTTCTCCTTCGCCACCGACCAGCCGAACGTCCGCCTCTACGACGTGCTGCTCGCCGAGACCGACCCCGATCTGGTCCACCTCGAAATGGACATCTACTGGGCGTTCGTGGGCCAGTTCCGCTTCAGCAAGCGCGTCGACGGCACCCCAGCCCCCTTCGACCCTCTGCGCTATGTCCTCAAGCGGCCCCACCGCTACCCGCTTTTCCACGTCAAGGACGGCACGCACGACGAGTCCGCCCGCGACGGCTACCGAATGGTGGACGTCGGGGACGGAGACATCGACTACAAGCGCTTCATCTCCGCGGTGAACAAGACCCAGGGCGGCTACCGCGACCACCACTGGCAGACCGAACACGACAACCCGGTCGAGTCCTTCGCGTTCGCCCGCAAGTCGAGTGAGCACCTCCACTCGCTGCGCGAGAAGGGCTGCTGAGGGTTCGTACGGCACCGCATCGGGTCCGCGCGGTACTGCTTCCTATCCGCGCGGCGCCGATCCCGCGTCGGCGCGGGAATCCTGCTACCGGCCAGTAGAGGGAACGTAAGGTTCCGTCCATCATGGGACGCGAACATGCCAAATGCCCTCCGTCCGTACGGGACGGAGGGCTTCCCCTGAGCTGTTCCGAGACGCAGGAGCCCCCCATGCATGCAGGCAAGTGGAGAATCCGGTCGGTGGTCGCCGCCGCCGCGCTGACGTTCACCATGGCCGCCCCGGTCGCAGCGGCCGCGGACTCGACCGGGTCGGACCGCCCGGCGACCCCGGCCGCCACCGCCGCCGCGCCGCAGCAGTCCGGCCACGCCAGTACGCTGCTCGCCGACGTCGACTACGGGACCTGGCAGCGTGATGTCGCCGCCGTCGTCGCCATTGCTCGCCCCTACATCGAGCAGCGCACCACGAACACCTCCGGTGCGAAGCAGGCGATCGTCCTCGACATCGACAACACGTCGCTCGAGACCGACTTCCACCCCTTCTGGGAGTACCCGACGCCTGCGGTCAAGCCGGTCCTCGAACTGGCGCGTTACGCGAAGTCCCGCGGTGTGGACATCTTCTTCGTCACCGCCCGCCCCGGCATCCTCCACTCGCTCACCGAGTACAACCTGAAGAAGGTCGGGTACCCGGTCGACGGCCTGTACGTACGGGATCTGCCTGACCTCTTCGACGAGGTCAGCGCGTACAAGACGGGCAAGCGGGCCGCGATCGAGGCAAAGGGCTACACGATCATCGCCAACATCGGCAACAACACGACCGATCTCGTGGGCGGCCACGCCGAGAAGACGTTCAAGCTGCCCGACTACAACGGCGACCTGTCGTAGCCGTCGGCATGACCGGGCACAACAGCGGGGGCCGTCACGACCGTTACCGGTCGCGACGGCCCCCCCTCGCCGTAAAGCCTTGTCCCTGCCCGCGGCTCAGACCACGTCCCGGCTGATCGGCCGGGGAGTCGGCACGATCTTCCGTGCCGGCGGCCACCCCGGAGCCCGTAGGAACAGCTGCGAGCACCACCGACGCAAGACCGATGGACCCGGCCAGCGCGAAGAACATGCCGTAGTTGGAGGCGTTGTTGTTCTCCCCGAAGTGGTCCGCGGTCATCGCCGCGAACAGCGGGAAGATCGCGCCACCGCCGAAACCGGAGACCATCGAGCGGAACACTCCTTCCAGCCCCCGACTTGCCCGGCGGGATGCGGCCCCTGCGTGCCAAGGACGCCGGCGCGGAGCCCGGGTGACGGCCTCGGCGAAGGCTGTCACCCGGTAGCGGCGTCCGATCTCAGTGCCCGGGCGGTCGTGGATGCGCCCACATGAGCACTCTCGTTCCTCGTCCCACCACTACCGAACCGCTCACGCCATTCCGATCACGCCTTGAGCGGACGGGGCCGGGAGCGTGGCGAGTTCGCCCAGGACGCGGGCCGCCGGCGCGGGGTCGACCAGCCACTTCAGGTGGCTGCCCTCCAGTGTGCGGACGTCGTACGGGTTGTCAGGCGTCAGCTCGTTGCCCTCGCGGATCAGGCGGTCCTGTATGGCGAGAGGCAGGCTCGTGTCGTCGGCCAGGCGGATGTAGGTCTTGGGGATGCGGCCCCAGGTCGCTGCCTGAGCCCGGTCGGCGGAGCCGCCGACGTCCAGGTTCTCGTCGGGCTGGAAGGTGTTCAGGAAGGTGTGGAACTGCTCGTCGGTGCCGTCGGCGAAGAAGGCCGCCTTGAACGCCGTGAGCGAGTCCGGGTTCGCGGTGCGGAAGTTGACGCGGAGCAGGCCGAGGTCGGCAGGGTTCCCGGCCAGCGCCGAAGCGAAGGCGGCGGGGTCGACCGTGGCCATCTCCGGCTCGGTGTAGTAGTCGTTGATGTCGAGGTGGACCGGGCACCAGGCCGAGACGTAGACGATGCGGTCGATCAGATCCGGGCGTGCGTTGGCCGCGGCCGTGACCGTGACACCGCCCCGGCTGTGGGCGACGAGGATCACGGGGCCGTTCCGCTTGGCCCGTTCGAGGATCCCGATGAGGTGCGCGACGTTGTCGGCGAGCGTGACGCCCTTGATCGAGCCGGGCGCGGTGGCGAGCCCCTCGGGGTCCTGCGGCGACTGATAGGCGCGGGTGAAGGTCGCCTGGAACCCGTGGCCGGGCAGGTCGACGGCGACCGAACGGTGCCCGAGGAGGCCGAGTTCGGCCTGGAGGGGCGCGAAGGAGAAGGAGTTCGCGAAGGCTCCGTGCACCAGTACGAACGTCGGTTGCATCTGTGTACTCACTTTCCGGCCGCCGCGGTTCGGCGTCGGCCATGGCGGGCCCCGGCGCGGGCGAGCCGACTCAGGGCCGAGGAACGGGCCAACGTCCGCGGCACACCGTCCCCCGCTGCGGGGGACGTCTTCGTGCGTGGAACGCGTCACTCGGCCAAGTGCGGTCAACCGCTGCGCCTGGCGGGCATGGGGTGGACATTCGTTTGATGTCCCAAGATTCACATTGTCCAGCGGATGATCATCCGCACTACTGCCTACACATGGGTCCACCGGCTGCGGACCCACCGAAAGCCCGACCCGGCCCGTATCGGGTCGATCCTGGGCATGCCGGCCTCGACCGTGCTCCGGATTCCGGTCCGCCACGGCCTGAACCGCCTGGCTTCCCCGACCGACCCCCACGGCATCACCGTCGAACGGGTCCTGACCGACAACGGCTTCTGCTCAACCGCACCCTGCTCGACGAATGGGCTTGCCAGCGGCCCTACGCGATCAATCCGATGTTTGACGCAGGACCAGGCAGAGAAAGCCGAAGCTGTCCCGGTACCCGCGCAGCCACTGCGAACGCTGGGCGGTGGCCGTCTCCAGTACCTGTGCGCCAGCCGGATCGGCAGGGTGGTCCAGAGCCCATGAGGCCAGCGAGCCCCAGCAAGCCCACTCGTAGGAGTCCAGCTCACTGCGGGTGCTGACATGGCCGTGGACAGGGGTCCATCCGTCGGCGACGACGCGGTCCACCGTGGTCGCCAGGTCGGCGAGGTCACCGAACATCTCGACGGCCGCTGGCGAAGGGGCGCGGTCCCAGAACGACTCACCGATCAGAACGCGGCCTCCGGGAGCCAGGTGCTTGCGGGCCGCCGCGAGGGTGGGGAGAAGACCGCCGAAGGCATGCGCGGCGCCGACGCTGATCACCAGGTCGAACGGTTGTGGAGAGCCGAAGTCCGTGGCCTCCTGCTGGTGGAGGACCAGGCGCTCGTCGACTCCGAGTTTGCTCGCTGCCTGGCGGGCCTGTGTCAGAGCGACTTCGGAGACGTCGACGCCCTCGGCGTGCAGGTGCGGGCGCGTCGCCAGGGCGCGCAGAAGCCACTCCGCTGTGCCGCATCCGAGGTCGAGCACTCGCTCGTCACCTCGCGGGAGGCCGCGTTCGAGCAGCCGACTGACCGAGTCGTCGTCGAGCGGAGATTTTATCGGGTGGTCGGCATGCGCGATCATGGAGATC
This window contains:
- a CDS encoding EboA domain-containing protein, translating into MVTPSRKELEAQLDAQLDGAARAWLADALAEAARAARTPPVAPSPYAAHTWELRFAAAGRHCGQNRADSVRTLLLIEARADLDTLTRLYRQGTAAERRAVLLALHHLVVGPEVLPLVEDALRTNDTRLVAAAVGPYAAAHLDPHSWRHAVLKCLFTGVPVAAVAGLHRRAAGDGELARMLADYAAERTAAGRDVPPDLNRVLTLTGEQSEES
- a CDS encoding sugar phosphate isomerase/epimerase family protein — translated: MSRTSKANDPELAHRLSRRGMLGVAAGATAAAIVGAAAGPASAAVTSAAAPGRGRPVLPPGRLGTQLYSLRDKVSGLGFAKVFAELERYGYDEIEYAGYTQGTGPITLAQLKQLAHDHGLRGIGSHVGYYSSDPNAYTFAQNLDKVLDDAQALGLPHIGTASGPFRYGSTVDAWKRAAEEFNTYGAAARKRGLKFYQHNHAEEFSFATDQPNVRLYDVLLAETDPDLVHLEMDIYWAFVGQFRFSKRVDGTPAPFDPLRYVLKRPHRYPLFHVKDGTHDESARDGYRMVDVGDGDIDYKRFISAVNKTQGGYRDHHWQTEHDNPVESFAFARKSSEHLHSLREKGC
- the eboE gene encoding metabolite traffic protein EboE, with translation MRFRHPDGATVHLSYCTNVHPAETLDGVLVQLRDHCEPVRKRLGRDRLGIGLWLAKDAARALISDPAALRGLRTELECRGLEVVTLNGFPYEGFGAEEVKYRVYKPDWTDPERLAHTTDLARLLAALLPDDITEGTISTLPLAWRTPFDDMAAGAAHTALTTLAERLDALEELTGKSIRIGLEPEPGCIVETTADAIRPLRAIASHRIGICIDTCHLATSFEDPQAALAALTAAGITIPKAQLSAALHAEEPHLPEVRAALGAFAEPRFLHQTRTLPGALRAGETSSAGGLRGTDDLDEALAGTALPDDAPWRAHFHVPLHAPPAPPLTSTLSVLQDTLNRLVGGPDPLTRHLEVETYTWQALPPELRPRNRTQLADGIAAELTLARDLLVDLGLKELP
- a CDS encoding nucleotide pyrophosphatase/phosphodiesterase family protein — translated: MTDAAHPTPTPLLVLDVVGLTPQLLDHMPHLKSLAQSGSQAPLTTVLPAVTCAAQSTFLTGALPAEHGIVANGWYFRDLGDVLLWRQHNGLVFGDKIWDAARRAHPGYTVANICWWYAMGADTDFTVTPRPVYYADGRKEPDCYTRPPELHDELTEKFGTFPLFHFWGPGADIVSSQWIVDATRHIMRTRHPDLTLCYLPHLDYDLQRYGPDDPRSYQAAADLDAVIAPLLGDARQEGRTVVALSEYGITRVSRPVDINRALRRAGLLEVHTQDGMEYLDPMASRAFAVADHQLAHVYIRRPEDIDATRAALTDLPGIEQLLDDEGKKSHGLDHPRSGELVAIAEADAWFTYYYWLDDDRAPDFAQLVEIHRKPGYDPVELLMDPLDPYVRLKAAKAIARKKLGMRYRLAVVPLDPSPIRGSHGRLPTSDESDTGPLILCSTPRAVSGRVAATDVKSLLLQLAGLHSSRDH
- a CDS encoding HAD family acid phosphatase, giving the protein MHAGKWRIRSVVAAAALTFTMAAPVAAAADSTGSDRPATPAATAAAPQQSGHASTLLADVDYGTWQRDVAAVVAIARPYIEQRTTNTSGAKQAIVLDIDNTSLETDFHPFWEYPTPAVKPVLELARYAKSRGVDIFFVTARPGILHSLTEYNLKKVGYPVDGLYVRDLPDLFDEVSAYKTGKRAAIEAKGYTIIANIGNNTTDLVGGHAEKTFKLPDYNGDLS
- a CDS encoding alpha/beta fold hydrolase, with the protein product MQPTFVLVHGAFANSFSFAPLQAELGLLGHRSVAVDLPGHGFQATFTRAYQSPQDPEGLATAPGSIKGVTLADNVAHLIGILERAKRNGPVILVAHSRGGVTVTAAANARPDLIDRIVYVSAWCPVHLDINDYYTEPEMATVDPAAFASALAGNPADLGLLRVNFRTANPDSLTAFKAAFFADGTDEQFHTFLNTFQPDENLDVGGSADRAQAATWGRIPKTYIRLADDTSLPLAIQDRLIREGNELTPDNPYDVRTLEGSHLKWLVDPAPAARVLGELATLPAPSAQGVIGMA
- a CDS encoding TatD family hydrolase → MRIFDPHIHMTSRTTDDYQAMYAAGVRALVEPSFWLGQPRTSPASFFDYFDALLGWEPFRAAQYGIAHHCTLALNPKEANDPRCTPVLDALPRYLVKDSVVAVGEIGYDSMTPAEDTALAAQLQLAADHGLPALVHTPHRDKLAGLHRTVDVIRESNLPAERVLLDHLNETTVKHATDSGCWLGFSIYPDTKMDEDRMVAVLKACGTEKVLVNSAADWGRSDPLKTRKVGDAMLAAGFTEDDVDQVLWRNPVAFYGLSGRLQLDIPDPESLHEGNSILRGGE
- a CDS encoding SAM-dependent methyltransferase; the encoded protein is MSREQISMIAHADHPIKSPLDDDSVSRLLERGLPRGDERVLDLGCGTAEWLLRALATRPHLHAEGVDVSEVALTQARQAASKLGVDERLVLHQQEATDFGSPQPFDLVISVGAAHAFGGLLPTLAAARKHLAPGGRVLIGESFWDRAPSPAAVEMFGDLADLATTVDRVVADGWTPVHGHVSTRSELDSYEWACWGSLASWALDHPADPAGAQVLETATAQRSQWLRGYRDSFGFLCLVLRQTSD
- a CDS encoding sugar phosphate isomerase/epimerase family protein gives rise to the protein MSPDTSHTNLRLGYGTNGLTDLRLDDALALLADLGYDGVGLTLDHMHLDPLAPDLAARTRHVAKRLGELGLGVTIETGARYVLDPRRKHGPSLLDPDPDGRAARTDLLITAVRVATDLGAHAVHCFSGITPADTLTDTAWKRLEGALTPVLDTATDAGIPLAVEPEPGHLLATLTDFHHLRGLLGAPEPLGLTLDIGHCQCLEPDAPADCVRNAAPWLRHVQIEDMRRGVHEHLPFGDGEIDFPPVLEALAATGYQGITVVELPRHSHAGPELARESIEFLRSQVPPKGVPAW